The proteins below come from a single Deinococcus budaensis genomic window:
- the tgt gene encoding tRNA guanosine(34) transglycosylase Tgt — protein sequence MFEFEIQRRDGRARTATFLTPRGEVKTPMFMPVGTQGSVKGISPQELSDIGSQMILGNTYHLMLRPGEALVAAHGGLPGFTAYPGPFLTDSGGFQVMSLGHMRKITEEGVTFKSHLDGSLVTLTPERSIEVQEALGADVIMAFDECPPYPAERDYIGRSLERTIRWLERCQTVKTRPDQALFAIVQGGVHQDLRQRSLDLTLPVGTPGFAIGGLAVGEPKDQMFPAVAFTAERLPEHKPRYLMGVGHPEDLVAGIALGIDMFDCVYPTRTGRFGYALTDDGRLNMNSSAPRRQLQPLDADCDCYACRHYTRAYLAHLVRAEEMLAPRMLSLHNLRYLHRLVERARAAIAEGTFQSWAATWSQRYFKAGTPLWFEQALSLGAQVQRTTD from the coding sequence ATGTTTGAATTTGAAATTCAGCGGCGTGACGGCCGTGCGCGAACCGCCACCTTTCTGACGCCGCGTGGTGAGGTGAAGACCCCCATGTTCATGCCAGTCGGAACCCAGGGGTCGGTTAAAGGCATCAGTCCGCAGGAGCTGAGCGACATCGGCTCCCAGATGATTCTGGGCAACACCTACCACCTGATGCTGAGGCCTGGTGAAGCCCTGGTCGCGGCCCACGGTGGACTGCCCGGGTTCACCGCCTACCCAGGTCCCTTTTTGACGGACTCCGGCGGCTTCCAGGTGATGAGCCTGGGTCATATGCGGAAGATCACCGAGGAGGGGGTGACATTCAAAAGCCATCTGGACGGCAGCTTGGTGACATTGACGCCGGAGCGCAGCATTGAGGTTCAAGAGGCGCTGGGCGCGGACGTGATCATGGCCTTCGACGAGTGCCCGCCTTATCCGGCCGAGCGCGACTACATCGGGCGCAGCCTGGAAAGGACCATCCGCTGGCTGGAGCGGTGCCAGACGGTCAAGACCCGCCCAGATCAGGCTCTCTTTGCCATCGTGCAGGGCGGGGTTCATCAGGATCTGCGGCAGCGCAGCTTGGACCTGACCTTGCCTGTCGGCACGCCGGGCTTTGCCATCGGTGGTCTGGCGGTCGGGGAGCCGAAAGACCAGATGTTTCCGGCGGTAGCCTTTACGGCGGAGCGGCTTCCGGAGCACAAACCGCGTTACCTGATGGGCGTGGGCCATCCAGAGGATCTGGTGGCGGGCATTGCCCTGGGCATCGACATGTTCGATTGCGTGTACCCCACCCGGACAGGCCGCTTCGGCTACGCGCTCACGGATGACGGGCGGCTGAACATGAATTCCAGCGCTCCGCGTCGCCAGTTGCAGCCCCTTGACGCCGACTGCGACTGCTACGCCTGCCGCCACTACACCCGGGCCTACCTGGCGCATCTGGTGCGGGCCGAGGAGATGCTGGCGCCGCGAATGCTCTCGCTGCACAACCTGCGCTACCTGCACCGCTTGGTCGAGCGCGCCCGGGCCGCCATAGCGGAGGGGACCTTCCAGAGTTGGGCCGCAACCTGGTCCCAACGCTACTTCAAGGCGGGAACGCCACTCTGGTTTGAGCAGGCCCTGTCTCTTGGTGCCCAGGTGCAACGGACAACTGATTAA
- a CDS encoding S-layer homology domain-containing protein: MFVLTAALSFGVAMAQTAPVAPATPTTAPAAAPQVPALTDVPAGHWAKDAIDRLVSQGIILGYPDGTYRGTQNLTRYEAAVIIARLLDQVRQGQVNPGAIDAETLTALQNAIQELAADLTALGVRVSDLEENAVNRDDFTRLEARVEELAAASGDAAAIAAIQTQIAELTARADEYDTLRADIDDNASSIAALNDLTVLLNQDILNLQDRVSAVESAQADFVQRSDFDNLAGRVNTIDTRVTTLENAPKFSVGGTIGANYGRLALTSPTTGGQNFDVDRLTDGTFAAGVFSNPDYGADVSVEDTNSNFTTGSLTFGVRASNLRTTNGQIVVNNAALNFGVGSATGGNNFRNVNGGPGLVNLRNATADGTINGQKFDVTYQSYDSLFKFSDYLFNNSAATSNKRRGVVINLEATQLPLQPKLTVVTGNANGAGVTGIAGNAGGTTATGATANYFGIRAAVKPAGLGDVGVSFAQVNGNRSAFGVDYNVNVGIVNVKGEGVASIPSTAGNFLTGGGNFQNVYQTADGAFYTNVTGDLGVVKFGANFRSINPLFDVLDGDDNIIPNAGMSTVSSLPYEAGYTGFGAAFGTNLGPIALGVYGDTYVPFATTTPRTTAFGAKAGGKLGALELVGFANRTTVNNNPVRSADDRGNAGMGIANVPYDYTSTVGAQLKHDGAATNALVKNLNFTISNAYYYVEPLNEFTAYADYSATVAGVTLQPLVRYNLRSDRDTADRAGTDETTNTFKYGIKASTATLTGVPLQPNLYFNFANRITNPGTALTVGNGTTTELLGQVGVGFNQFLVPTGTAKIGYSYYQGFGVEQVGASVGAENQAFNAADNRIYSGVGNQSGKVDGVYAQVGFSGLSANYGIFRYNNLTPGANAATNVAQGFRVNYTFNF, translated from the coding sequence ATGTTCGTTCTGACGGCCGCACTGTCGTTCGGCGTCGCCATGGCCCAGACGGCGCCTGTCGCCCCGGCCACGCCCACGACGGCTCCGGCAGCGGCGCCCCAGGTGCCCGCGCTGACCGACGTTCCCGCCGGTCACTGGGCCAAGGACGCCATCGACCGCCTGGTGAGCCAGGGCATCATCCTGGGCTACCCGGACGGCACCTACCGCGGCACGCAGAACCTCACCCGCTACGAGGCCGCCGTGATCATCGCGCGCCTCCTCGACCAGGTCCGCCAGGGCCAGGTCAACCCCGGCGCCATCGACGCCGAGACCCTGACGGCGCTTCAGAACGCCATTCAGGAACTCGCCGCCGACCTGACCGCCCTGGGCGTCCGTGTCAGCGACCTGGAGGAGAACGCCGTCAACCGTGACGACTTCACCCGCCTGGAAGCCCGCGTGGAGGAACTGGCCGCCGCCAGCGGTGACGCCGCCGCCATCGCCGCCATCCAGACCCAGATCGCCGAGCTGACCGCCCGCGCCGACGAGTACGACACCCTGCGTGCCGACATTGACGACAACGCCAGCTCCATCGCGGCCCTGAACGACCTCACCGTGCTGCTGAACCAGGACATCCTGAACCTGCAAGACCGCGTGAGCGCCGTCGAGAGCGCCCAGGCCGACTTCGTGCAGCGCAGCGACTTCGACAACCTCGCGGGCCGCGTGAACACCATCGACACTCGCGTGACCACCCTGGAGAACGCGCCCAAGTTCAGCGTCGGCGGGACCATCGGCGCCAACTACGGCCGTCTGGCCCTGACCAGCCCAACAACTGGTGGCCAGAACTTCGACGTGGACCGCCTGACCGACGGCACCTTCGCAGCGGGCGTCTTCAGCAACCCCGACTACGGCGCGGATGTCTCTGTTGAGGACACGAACAGCAACTTCACCACCGGCAGCCTGACCTTCGGCGTGCGCGCCAGCAACCTGCGCACCACCAACGGCCAGATCGTGGTCAACAACGCCGCGCTCAACTTCGGCGTGGGCAGCGCGACGGGCGGCAACAACTTCCGTAACGTCAACGGCGGCCCCGGCTTGGTCAACCTGCGTAACGCGACCGCCGACGGGACCATCAACGGCCAGAAGTTCGATGTGACCTACCAGTCCTACGACAGCCTGTTCAAGTTCAGCGACTACCTGTTTAACAACAGCGCTGCCACCAGCAACAAGCGCCGCGGCGTGGTCATCAACCTGGAAGCGACCCAGCTCCCTCTCCAGCCCAAGCTTACCGTGGTCACCGGCAACGCCAACGGCGCTGGCGTCACGGGCATTGCTGGCAACGCAGGCGGCACCACGGCGACGGGCGCGACGGCCAACTACTTCGGCATTCGTGCAGCCGTCAAGCCTGCGGGCCTGGGTGATGTGGGCGTGTCCTTTGCCCAGGTCAACGGCAACCGTTCGGCCTTCGGCGTGGACTACAACGTCAATGTCGGCATCGTGAACGTCAAGGGTGAGGGCGTGGCGAGCATCCCGAGCACGGCGGGCAACTTCCTGACGGGCGGGGGCAACTTCCAGAACGTCTACCAGACGGCCGACGGCGCGTTCTACACCAACGTCACGGGTGACCTGGGCGTCGTCAAGTTCGGGGCGAACTTCCGCTCGATCAACCCCCTGTTCGACGTGCTCGACGGTGACGACAACATCATCCCCAACGCGGGGATGTCCACCGTCAGCAGCCTGCCTTACGAGGCTGGCTACACGGGCTTCGGCGCCGCGTTCGGCACGAACCTCGGCCCCATCGCCCTGGGCGTCTACGGCGACACCTACGTTCCGTTTGCCACGACCACCCCCCGCACCACCGCTTTCGGTGCCAAGGCGGGCGGCAAGCTCGGCGCGCTGGAGCTGGTGGGCTTTGCCAACCGCACCACGGTGAACAACAACCCTGTGCGCAGCGCGGATGACCGCGGCAACGCCGGAATGGGCATCGCCAACGTTCCCTACGACTACACCAGCACGGTCGGCGCTCAGCTGAAGCACGACGGCGCGGCGACGAACGCTCTGGTGAAAAACCTCAACTTCACCATCTCCAACGCCTACTACTACGTCGAGCCGCTGAACGAGTTCACCGCGTACGCTGACTACTCGGCGACCGTGGCGGGTGTCACGCTCCAGCCGCTGGTGCGCTACAACCTGCGCAGTGACCGCGACACCGCTGACCGCGCGGGCACCGACGAGACCACCAACACCTTCAAGTACGGGATCAAGGCCAGCACCGCGACCCTGACGGGCGTGCCGCTCCAGCCCAACCTGTACTTCAACTTCGCCAACCGCATCACCAACCCCGGCACCGCCCTGACGGTCGGCAACGGCACCACCACCGAGCTGCTCGGTCAGGTCGGCGTGGGCTTCAACCAGTTCCTGGTGCCCACCGGCACGGCCAAGATCGGGTACTCCTACTACCAGGGCTTTGGTGTGGAGCAGGTCGGGGCTTCGGTGGGTGCAGAGAACCAGGCGTTCAACGCTGCCGACAACCGCATCTACAGCGGGGTGGGCAACCAGAGCGGCAAGGTGGACGGCGTGTACGCCCAGGTGGGCTTCAGCGGCCTGAGCGCCAACTACGGCATCTTCCGCTACAACAACCTGACCCCCGGTGCCAACGCCGCCACCAACGTGGCGCAGGGCTTCCGCGTCAACTACACCTTCAACTTCTAA
- a CDS encoding manganese-dependent inorganic pyrophosphatase — protein sequence MLAVFGHTNPDTDAITSALVYAHLLARQGVEARAYRLGELNFETPFVLREAGLEAPELLPELPAGTAVALVDHNESAQSVSNLNELTVVRVVDHHKLGDLTTAQPAFLRFEPVGCTATILLKLHREAGLAVERPDARLMLSAILSDTLHFRSPTTTPEDREAVAFLAPIAEVEDVEAYALAMFAAKSDLGNTPAETLLRMDYKVFPFGDPAQPQTVQNWGLGVIETTNPGYVLGRQAELLTAMDHARAEDGLNGVLLSVVDILNETNVTLVLSATEEKVLREAFGVAVEDRRAHLGGRISRKKQIVPALEAYFAPES from the coding sequence ATGCTGGCTGTTTTTGGACACACCAACCCCGACACCGACGCGATCACCTCGGCCCTGGTTTACGCCCACCTGCTCGCCCGGCAGGGGGTAGAGGCGCGGGCCTACCGTCTGGGGGAGCTGAACTTCGAGACGCCCTTCGTGCTGCGGGAGGCCGGGCTGGAGGCGCCCGAGCTGCTGCCTGAGCTTCCGGCGGGAACGGCGGTCGCGTTGGTGGACCACAACGAGAGCGCCCAGTCGGTGTCCAACCTGAACGAGCTGACGGTCGTGCGGGTGGTGGACCACCACAAGCTGGGGGACCTGACCACCGCGCAACCGGCCTTTCTGCGCTTCGAGCCGGTAGGCTGCACGGCCACCATCCTGCTGAAGCTGCACCGCGAGGCGGGGCTGGCGGTCGAAAGGCCAGACGCCCGGCTGATGCTGAGCGCCATCCTGAGCGATACCCTGCACTTCCGCAGCCCCACGACCACGCCCGAAGACCGCGAGGCGGTGGCCTTTCTGGCGCCAATCGCGGAGGTGGAGGACGTGGAAGCCTACGCCCTGGCCATGTTCGCCGCCAAGAGCGACCTGGGGAACACGCCCGCCGAGACCCTGCTGAGGATGGACTACAAGGTTTTTCCCTTCGGGGATCCGGCGCAGCCCCAGACCGTGCAGAACTGGGGCCTGGGCGTGATCGAGACGACCAATCCGGGGTACGTGCTGGGCCGCCAGGCGGAGCTGCTGACCGCGATGGATCACGCCCGGGCAGAGGACGGCCTGAACGGGGTGCTGCTGTCGGTGGTGGACATCCTCAACGAGACGAACGTGACGCTGGTGCTGTCGGCCACCGAGGAGAAGGTGCTGCGCGAGGCCTTTGGCGTGGCGGTGGAGGACCGGCGCGCACACCTGGGCGGGCGCATCAGCCGCAAGAAGCAGATTGTGCCCGCGCTGGAGGCGTACTTCGCGCCGGAGAGCTGA
- a CDS encoding bifunctional folylpolyglutamate synthase/dihydrofolate synthase: MTDLDWLFARQRFGVHPGLTRVAALLGRLGEPQTAFRTVLVGGTNGKGSTAATLAGILTAGGERSGLFTSPHLTRFAERFVVAGQEVPEETVLEALGRLRPHAEAVEASFFEIVTALGCLLFAGSGVTTAVMEVGLGGRLDATNVLDPALSVITGVALDHTEVLGGTLEAIAGEKAGILRAGRPAVTGVSASVLPRLDAQGADLWALGRELTLEAQSLGWEGWEVQLALPHTRLHFCTPLLGEHGARNAALAAAAAWRLGVGEQAIQAGAAGVRWPGRLEVLPWRGGRVLLDGAHNPDGARALAAALRGLGVERLPVVFGAAGDKDVAGVAAALREVASEVILTRAVLSPRAADPADLAAHFQGLPLRLSASPAEALALLPPGLAAVCGSLYLIGEVRPRLLGEGGEARERWQ; this comes from the coding sequence ATGACTGATCTGGACTGGCTGTTTGCGCGGCAACGCTTTGGCGTGCATCCTGGCCTGACGCGGGTCGCGGCGCTGCTGGGGCGCCTGGGCGAACCGCAGACGGCCTTCCGAACGGTTCTGGTGGGCGGCACCAACGGCAAGGGCAGCACGGCCGCCACGCTGGCGGGCATCCTGACGGCGGGCGGAGAGCGCAGCGGCCTCTTTACCAGTCCGCACCTGACGCGCTTTGCCGAGCGCTTCGTGGTGGCGGGCCAGGAGGTGCCGGAGGAAACGGTGCTGGAGGCCCTGGGACGGCTCCGGCCCCATGCCGAGGCGGTCGAGGCCTCCTTTTTCGAGATCGTGACGGCGCTGGGGTGCCTGCTGTTTGCGGGATCGGGCGTGACCACCGCCGTGATGGAGGTGGGGCTGGGCGGGCGGCTGGACGCCACCAACGTGCTTGACCCCGCTTTGAGCGTGATTACCGGCGTCGCCCTCGACCACACCGAGGTGCTGGGCGGGACGCTGGAGGCCATCGCCGGGGAGAAGGCGGGCATCCTGCGGGCTGGACGCCCGGCGGTGACTGGGGTGAGCGCCTCTGTACTGCCCAGGCTGGACGCGCAGGGCGCCGACCTGTGGGCGCTGGGGCGCGAGCTGACCCTGGAGGCCCAGTCCCTGGGCTGGGAGGGCTGGGAGGTGCAGCTGGCGCTGCCGCACACGCGCCTGCACTTCTGCACGCCGCTGCTGGGCGAGCACGGGGCGCGAAACGCGGCGCTGGCGGCGGCGGCGGCCTGGCGCCTGGGCGTGGGCGAACAGGCCATCCAGGCAGGCGCGGCGGGGGTGCGCTGGCCGGGGCGGCTGGAGGTGCTGCCCTGGCGCGGCGGGCGGGTCCTGCTCGACGGGGCGCACAATCCCGACGGGGCGCGGGCACTCGCCGCCGCGCTGCGCGGTCTGGGGGTGGAGCGCCTCCCCGTGGTCTTCGGCGCGGCGGGCGACAAGGACGTGGCGGGTGTGGCGGCGGCGCTACGGGAGGTGGCCTCCGAGGTGATCCTGACGCGGGCGGTCCTCAGCCCCCGTGCGGCTGACCCGGCCGATCTGGCGGCCCATTTCCAGGGACTGCCGCTGCGCCTGAGCGCGTCGCCCGCCGAGGCCCTGGCCCTGCTGCCGCCTGGGCTGGCGGCCGTGTGCGGAAGCCTCTACCTGATCGGAGAGGTCCGCCCACGGCTGCTGGGCGAGGGGGGAGAGGCGCGGGAGCGCTGGCAGTAA
- a CDS encoding carboxypeptidase M32, with product MSMDELKRRLAQVSDLRAAAGLLSWDQETQMPPEAARVRGLQLATLEGLAHELFTGARTGELLVAAEGMEADETEAALLRVTRRDHARATRLPTEFVEESARARNEAHHAWMDARQHSRFATFAPHLERMIELARRQADLLGYDEHPYDALLDEYEPGMRASQVQPVFADLRGRTLPLLRRIVAAGDAVDYGVLTRPFAPEAQKAFAWRVAGEAFGLHAGFARQDESAHPFQTNFSRSDLRITTRVEAYWPACLFGTWHETGHAMYERGVSERWERTPVSRGASLGVHESQSRMFENLLGRSLPFWERYFPLLAGAAPEVTAGLDAAALYRAVNRVRPSLIRVEADEVTYNFHVMLRFELELALLEGSLSVRDLPEAWNARMQEYLGLTPPDDAQGVLQDIHWSAGLIGYFPTYTLGNLLSVQLLEAARQDPAVAAGLQQAEYGPLLGWLVEHVHQHGRSRTPGEIIESATGQGLSADPYVAYLHAKYGDIYSLK from the coding sequence ATGAGCATGGACGAACTGAAACGCCGTCTGGCGCAGGTGAGCGACCTGCGCGCCGCCGCCGGACTGCTGTCCTGGGATCAGGAAACCCAGATGCCCCCGGAAGCCGCCCGGGTGCGGGGTTTGCAGCTGGCCACACTGGAGGGCCTGGCACACGAGCTGTTCACGGGGGCGCGAACCGGAGAGCTGCTGGTAGCCGCAGAGGGAATGGAGGCCGACGAGACGGAGGCCGCCCTGCTGCGCGTGACGCGGCGCGACCACGCGCGGGCCACCCGGCTGCCGACCGAGTTCGTCGAGGAAAGCGCCCGCGCCCGCAACGAGGCCCACCACGCCTGGATGGACGCCCGGCAGCACAGCCGCTTTGCCACCTTCGCGCCGCACCTGGAGCGGATGATCGAGCTGGCGCGGCGGCAGGCCGACTTGCTGGGCTACGACGAGCACCCTTACGACGCCCTGCTCGACGAGTACGAGCCGGGCATGCGGGCGTCTCAGGTGCAGCCGGTGTTCGCGGACCTGCGGGGCCGGACACTGCCGCTGCTGCGCCGCATCGTGGCGGCGGGGGACGCGGTCGACTACGGCGTGCTGACCCGGCCCTTTGCCCCGGAAGCGCAGAAGGCCTTCGCGTGGCGGGTGGCGGGGGAAGCCTTTGGCCTGCACGCCGGATTCGCGCGGCAGGACGAGAGCGCCCACCCCTTCCAGACCAACTTCAGCCGCTCGGACCTGCGCATCACCACCCGGGTCGAGGCGTACTGGCCCGCCTGCCTCTTCGGGACCTGGCACGAGACCGGGCACGCCATGTACGAGCGCGGCGTCTCGGAGCGCTGGGAGCGCACGCCGGTGTCACGCGGCGCCAGCCTGGGCGTCCACGAGAGCCAGTCGCGGATGTTCGAGAACCTGCTGGGCCGCTCGCTGCCCTTCTGGGAGCGCTACTTTCCGCTGCTCGCGGGGGCCGCGCCCGAGGTCACGGCAGGACTGGACGCGGCGGCCCTCTACCGCGCCGTGAACCGGGTGCGCCCCAGCCTGATCCGAGTCGAGGCCGACGAGGTCACCTACAACTTCCACGTGATGCTGCGCTTCGAACTTGAACTCGCCCTGCTGGAGGGCAGCCTGAGCGTGCGCGACCTGCCGGAAGCCTGGAACGCCCGGATGCAGGAGTACCTCGGCCTCACGCCGCCCGACGACGCGCAGGGCGTGTTGCAGGACATCCACTGGTCGGCCGGGCTGATCGGCTACTTTCCCACCTACACACTGGGCAACCTGCTGAGCGTGCAGCTGCTGGAGGCGGCCCGGCAGGACCCCGCCGTTGCCGCGGGTCTTCAACAGGCCGAGTATGGTCCGCTGCTCGGCTGGCTGGTCGAGCACGTCCACCAGCATGGCCGCAGCCGGACGCCCGGCGAGATCATCGAGAGCGCGACCGGCCAGGGCCTCAGCGCCGACCCCTACGTGGCCTACCTGCACGCCAAATACGGAGATATCTACAGCCTGAAGTGA
- a CDS encoding helix-turn-helix domain-containing protein, whose product MKLHERLRELRSERGLRLKDVAETAGISVPYLSDLERGRTNPSLETLQTLAGSYAITVHDLLEGVEFYGDSTEGALPKGLADLVADPALGGQLTPDWVRTLSRIELRGKRPRDKGDWYEIYLHLKRILG is encoded by the coding sequence ATGAAACTGCACGAAAGACTCCGCGAACTGCGCAGCGAACGCGGGCTGCGGCTCAAGGACGTGGCCGAGACCGCCGGAATCAGCGTTCCTTATCTCAGCGATCTCGAACGCGGGCGCACCAATCCCAGCCTGGAGACCCTCCAGACGCTGGCGGGGTCGTACGCCATCACCGTTCACGATCTGCTGGAGGGCGTCGAGTTCTACGGCGACTCCACCGAGGGCGCGCTGCCCAAGGGCCTGGCGGACCTGGTGGCCGACCCGGCGCTGGGGGGCCAACTCACGCCCGACTGGGTCCGCACCCTGTCGCGCATCGAGCTGCGCGGCAAGCGCCCGCGCGACAAGGGCGACTGGTACGAGATCTACCTGCACCTCAAGCGCATCCTGGGCTGA
- a CDS encoding polymer-forming cytoskeletal protein, whose translation MGVERAVWLDLLHREAEGEVTPAERAQLLALDSDAALTQVRRELARATAALTALPRPPLPQSQAAEVASEIAWSARMQAAPPAGPPRPGAGVAAWVVAEVRLDRELARLPAPTLPRSVAAAVAARVQVAAVLGQAPAPALPHSLTAALPAEIGWAARLQAPAPALPRSVAGAVASRIAREGQAEAAPPDAAVVPPRPVHNPAPLLLVGGLLAGLTLLGVTQAWPNLAAGATVLQTLVAQVSPLAGVGLVLLLLVSALVAWRPTPAVQRLGAGAFVLAAVLTLPPLYGAFGRSGVTVGQDVSVRGPVAGNVIAIGGDVRLEPGARVGGEVITLFGDVQRDPAAQVEGRVNALLGRAPGDAGALQTAPPSGLPGLGLATASAFRPLLGWLGGAAWSRIFVLLTGGMLGLLFVTGAAPLLARRQRHAPVRTLALGVLALALLVGPALGLALTGLLVPALFATAFALLLVATGLSVSAYDAGRTLACRLHLPLPDAVGALIGLSVVAASLSVPPLALTFALVGGAWGAGTLLLTRSGQRAA comes from the coding sequence ATGGGTGTGGAGCGTGCCGTCTGGCTGGACCTGCTGCACCGCGAGGCCGAGGGAGAGGTGACCCCGGCCGAGCGGGCGCAGCTCCTGGCCCTGGACAGCGACGCGGCCCTGACCCAGGTGCGCCGGGAGCTGGCGCGGGCCACGGCGGCCCTCACGGCCCTGCCGCGTCCTCCACTGCCGCAGAGCCAGGCTGCCGAGGTCGCCTCGGAGATCGCCTGGAGCGCCCGCATGCAGGCCGCGCCGCCTGCCGGCCCCCCACGGCCCGGCGCCGGAGTGGCCGCGTGGGTGGTGGCCGAGGTCAGGCTGGACCGTGAACTCGCGCGGCTCCCGGCGCCCACGCTGCCGCGCAGCGTCGCGGCGGCGGTGGCGGCACGGGTGCAGGTGGCAGCGGTTCTGGGGCAGGCGCCCGCCCCAGCCCTGCCCCACAGCCTCACGGCGGCCCTGCCCGCCGAGATCGGATGGGCGGCCCGGTTGCAGGCGCCCGCGCCCGCGTTGCCCCGCTCCGTCGCGGGGGCCGTCGCCTCGCGCATCGCCCGGGAGGGTCAGGCCGAGGCCGCGCCCCCGGACGCCGCCGTGGTCCCGCCCCGGCCTGTTCACAATCCCGCGCCGCTGCTGCTGGTGGGCGGGCTGCTGGCCGGGCTGACGCTGCTGGGGGTCACCCAGGCCTGGCCCAACCTGGCGGCGGGCGCGACCGTGCTGCAAACGCTGGTGGCGCAGGTTTCGCCGCTGGCCGGAGTGGGGCTGGTGCTGCTGCTGCTGGTCAGCGCTCTGGTCGCGTGGCGGCCCACCCCCGCCGTGCAGCGGCTGGGGGCCGGGGCCTTCGTGCTGGCCGCCGTGCTGACCTTGCCGCCGCTGTACGGGGCCTTTGGGCGCAGCGGGGTGACGGTGGGGCAGGACGTGAGCGTGCGCGGTCCGGTGGCGGGCAACGTGATCGCCATCGGCGGGGACGTGCGGCTGGAGCCGGGCGCTCGGGTGGGGGGCGAGGTGATCACCCTGTTCGGCGACGTGCAGCGCGACCCCGCCGCGCAGGTGGAGGGCCGGGTCAACGCCCTGCTGGGCCGCGCGCCCGGAGACGCAGGCGCCCTCCAGACCGCGCCCCCCTCCGGCCTGCCGGGGCTGGGCCTGGCCACCGCCTCGGCGTTCCGGCCGCTGCTGGGCTGGCTGGGCGGAGCCGCCTGGAGCCGGATTTTTGTGCTGCTCACCGGCGGCATGCTGGGCCTGCTGTTCGTGACCGGCGCGGCGCCGCTGCTGGCGCGGCGCCAGCGGCACGCGCCGGTGCGGACGCTGGCGCTGGGGGTGCTGGCCCTGGCCCTCCTGGTCGGCCCGGCGCTGGGGCTGGCGCTCACCGGGCTGCTGGTGCCCGCCCTGTTTGCCACCGCGTTCGCGCTGCTGCTGGTCGCGACCGGCCTGAGCGTCAGCGCTTACGACGCGGGCCGCACCCTGGCCTGCCGCCTGCATCTGCCCCTCCCCGACGCGGTCGGCGCCTTGATCGGCCTGAGCGTCGTGGCCGCCAGCCTCAGCGTGCCGCCGCTGGCGCTGACGTTTGCCCTGGTGGGCGGAGCCTGGGGCGCGGGGACCCTGCTGCTCACCCGCAGCGGGCAACGGGCCGCCTGA
- the moaC gene encoding cyclic pyranopterin monophosphate synthase MoaC, with product MSADGVETAVGTAQTPELTHFRDGLPRMVDVTGKAATARTATAEAWVRLPPEARAALEAGTNPKGDPLTVARLAGLAGSKRTADLVTLCHPVPVTGAEVYVTLEAAGVRIEATVRTTAPTGVEMEALTAVTVAALNVYDMLKAASKAIEITGVRLLAKSGGKSGTYAAPGQAG from the coding sequence GGACGGCGTGGAGACGGCCGTGGGGACGGCGCAGACGCCCGAACTTACCCACTTCCGGGACGGGCTGCCGCGCATGGTGGACGTGACCGGCAAGGCGGCCACCGCGCGCACGGCGACTGCCGAGGCCTGGGTGCGGCTGCCGCCCGAGGCCCGCGCCGCGCTGGAAGCGGGCACCAACCCCAAGGGCGATCCGCTGACGGTCGCGCGGCTGGCCGGGCTGGCGGGCAGCAAACGCACCGCCGACCTCGTCACGCTGTGCCACCCGGTTCCGGTCACCGGCGCGGAGGTCTACGTCACCCTCGAGGCGGCGGGCGTGCGGATCGAGGCGACCGTGCGGACGACCGCCCCCACGGGGGTCGAGATGGAGGCGCTGACCGCCGTGACGGTCGCGGCGCTGAACGTCTACGACATGCTCAAGGCGGCCAGCAAGGCCATCGAGATCACGGGCGTGCGGCTGCTCGCCAAAAGCGGGGGCAAGAGCGGGACCTACGCCGCGCCCGGGCAGGCCGGCTAG